One part of the Arabidopsis thaliana chromosome 4, partial sequence genome encodes these proteins:
- the WOX13 gene encoding WUSCHEL related homeobox 13 (WUSCHEL related homeobox 13 (WOX13); FUNCTIONS IN: DNA binding, sequence-specific DNA binding transcription factor activity; INVOLVED IN: regulation of transcription, DNA-dependent, regulation of transcription; LOCATED IN: nucleus; EXPRESSED IN: 30 plant structures; EXPRESSED DURING: 13 growth stages; CONTAINS InterPro DOMAIN/s: Homeobox (InterPro:IPR001356), Homeodomain-like (InterPro:IPR009057), Homeodomain-related (InterPro:IPR012287); BEST Arabidopsis thaliana protein match is: WUSCHEL related homeobox 14 (TAIR:AT1G20700.1); Has 1807 Blast hits to 1807 proteins in 277 species: Archae - 0; Bacteria - 0; Metazoa - 736; Fungi - 347; Plants - 385; Viruses - 0; Other Eukaryotes - 339 (source: NCBI BLink).) encodes MMEWDNQLQPNNHHSSNLQGIDVNGGSGAGGGMYVKVMTDEQYETLRKQIAIYGTICERLVEMHKTLTAQQDLAGGRMGGLYADPMMSSLGHKMTARQRWTPTPVQLQILERIFDQGTGTPSKQKIKDITEELSQHGQIAEQNVYNWFQNRRARSKRKQHGGGSSGNNNGESEVETEVEALNEKRVVRPESLLGLPDGNSNNNGLGTTTATTTAPRPEDLCFQSPEISSDLHLLDVLSNPRDEHLVGKMGLAESYNLYDHVEDYGMSG; translated from the exons ATGATGGAATGGGATAATCAGCTACAACCCAATAACCATCACTCTTCTAATCTTCAAGGGATCGACGTTAATGGCGGCTCCGGCGCCGGAGGAGGAATGTACGTGAAGGTGATGACCGATGAGCAGTATGAAACTCTCAGGAAACAGATTGCTATTTACGGCACCATTTGTGAGCGTCTTGTTGAGATGCATAAAACTCTCACTGCTCAACAAGATCTTGCAG GAGGGAGAATGGGAGGACTATATGCAGACCCAATGATGTCATCTTTAGGTCATAAGATGACAGCTAGACAGAGGTGGACTCCTACGCCAGTCCAGCTTCAGATTCTGGAACGTATATTCGATCAAGGCACGGGAACACCGAGCAAGCAGAAGATCAAAGACATAACAGAAGAGCTGAGCCAACACGGCCAGATTGCTGAACAAAATGTCTATAACTGGTTCCAGAACCGACGTGCTCGATCCAAGAGGAAGCAGCATGGTGGAGGTTCTTCTGGAAATAATAATGGTGAGTCTGAGGTAGAGACTGAAGTTGAAGCATTGAATGAGAAGAGAGTAGTGAGGCCAGAGAGTCTTCTTGGTCTTCCAGATGGAAATAGCAACAATAATGGGTTAGGgacaacaacagcaacaactaCTGCTCCTAGGCCTGAAGATCTTTGCTTTCAGAGCCCTGAGATTAGCTCAGACCTTCACTTGCTAGATGTTCTATCAAACCCAA GGGATGAGCATCTTGTTGGAAAGATGGGACTGGCGGAAAGTTACAACCTTTATGATCATGTTGAAGATTATGGCATGTCAGGCTGA
- a CDS encoding phosphatidylinositolglycan-like protein (phosphatidylinositolglycan-related; CONTAINS InterPro DOMAIN/s: GPI-GlcNAc transferase complex, PIG-H component (InterPro:IPR019328); Has 106 Blast hits to 106 proteins in 49 species: Archae - 0; Bacteria - 0; Metazoa - 38; Fungi - 13; Plants - 40; Viruses - 0; Other Eukaryotes - 15 (source: NCBI BLink).) yields MVSLSVSNKRYTYIHESGSKSTREAIDIHHVIINGSSGTGYARRWGLGFFLVFLASSMYFLLGKDNPARTLSWGCLLSGFLVMLHSRKFVKKESVIILPTFGIQLETQYLSGKTVSRFIPIDKILKPVLVECVTPITCYWSLSLFLRGEEQLTLVFKELRPPLKMLVPIWKALCAAIGTDHQSETIAEEEHDVSS; encoded by the exons ATGGTGAGCTTGTCTGTTTCGAATAAGAGATACACTTACATACACGAAAGTGGAAGTAAGTCAACTAGAGAAGCCATTGATATTCACCATGTGATTATCAACGGAAGCAGCGGAACTGGTTATGCCCGTCGTTGGGGGCTTGGTTTCTTCCTTGTGTTTCTGGCGAGTTCTATGTACTTTTTGCTTGGAAAG GACAATCCAGCTAGAACTCTTTCTTGGGGCTGCCTTTTAAGTGGTTTCTTGGTTATGCTACATAGTCGCAAGTTCGTCAAGAAAG aaTCTGTGATAATCTTGCCAACCTTCGGGATCCAACTTGAAACTCAATATTTAAG TGGAAAAACTGTCTCCAGGTTTATCCCTATTGACAAGATTTTGAAGCCTGTGTTGGTCGAATGTGTCACTCCCATTACGTGTTACTGGAgtctctctttatttcttcGTGGTGAAGAACAACTTACATTGGTGTTTAAG GAACTGCGTCCTCCATTGAAGATGTTGGTTCCCATTTGGAAAGCATTGTGTGCTGCTATCGGTACAGACCACCAAAGTGAAACGatagctgaagaagaacatgatgtATCTAGTTAA
- a CDS encoding POLLEN-EXPRESSED TRANSCRIPTION FACTOR 2 (zinc ion binding;transcription regulators; FUNCTIONS IN: transcription regulator activity, zinc ion binding; INVOLVED IN: regulation of transcription, DNA-dependent, regulation of transcription, transcription initiation; EXPRESSED IN: 24 plant structures; EXPRESSED DURING: 14 growth stages; CONTAINS InterPro DOMAIN/s: Transcription factor TFIIB related (InterPro:IPR000812), Cyclin-like (InterPro:IPR011028), Zinc finger, TFIIB-type (InterPro:IPR013137); Has 1807 Blast hits to 1807 proteins in 277 species: Archae - 0; Bacteria - 0; Metazoa - 736; Fungi - 347; Plants - 385; Viruses - 0; Other Eukaryotes - 339 (source: NCBI BLink).) yields MRCKRCNGSNFERDEDTGNSYCGGCGTLREYDNYEAQLGGIRGPQGTYIRVGTIGRGSVLDYKDKKIYEANNLIEETTERLNLGNKTEVIKSMISKLTDGEFGQGEWFPILIGACCYAVVREEGKGVLSMEEVAYEVGCDLHQLGPMIKRVVDHLDLELREFDLVGLFTKTVTNSPRLTDVDRDKKEKIIKQGTFLMNCALKWFLSTGRRPMPLVVAVLAFVVQVNGVKVKIDDLAKDASVSLTTCKTRYKELSEKLVKVAEEVGLPWAKDVTVKNVLKHSGTLFALMEAKSMKKRKQGTGKELVRTDGFCVEDLVMDCLSKESMYCYDDDARQDTMSRYFDVEGERQLSLCNYDDNISENQLSTKYNEFEDRVCGGTLAKRSQGSSQSMWQRRSVFGMVSTENWWKGKSELSKRLLLKDLLEKDVGLEALPPSYIKGCVAVERRREKIKAAKLRINAIQHPSDNVSEGALSLELEHSKKKRKKGSEIDWEDLVIQTLVLHNVNEEEIEKGHYKTLLDLHVFNSGEV; encoded by the coding sequence ATGCGTTGCAAGAGATGCAATGGAAGCAACTTTGAACGCGACGAAGACACGGGGAATTCGTATTGCGGTGGATGTGGGACATTACGAGAGTATGATAATTATGAGGCACAACTTGGCGGCATAAGAGGACCTCAAGGTACATATATACGAGTAGGCACCATTGGTAGAGGCTCTGTTCTTGATTATAAAGACAAGAAGATCTATGAAGCCAACAATTTAATTGAGGAGACAACAGAAAGATTGAATCTTGGTAATAAAACTGAAGTGATTAAGAGTATGATTAGTAAGCTTACTGATGGGGAATTTGGACAAGGTGAGTGGTTCCCTATTTTGATTGGAGCTTGTTGTTATGCTGTGGTAAGAGAAGAAGGGAAAGGTGTTTTGTCTATGGAAGAGGTTGCTTATGAAGTTGGATGTGATTTGCATCAGTTAGGGCCTATGATTAAGCGTGTTGTGGATCATCTAGATTTGGAATTGCGAGAGTTTGATCTTGTGGGTTTGTTTACCAAGACGGTTACTAATTCACCGAGATTGACTGATGTTGATAGGGataagaaggagaagataaTAAAGCAAGGGACTTTCCTGATGAATTGTGCGTTGAAATGGTTTTTGTCGACGGGGAGGAGACCAATGCCTTTGGTTGTGGCTGTTTTGGCGTTTGTTGTTCAAGTGAATGGTGTGAAGGTAAAGATTGATGATTTGGCGAAAGATGCTAGTGTTTCGTTGACTACTTGTAAAACGCGGTATAAAGAGTTATCTGAGAAGCTTGTGAAGGTTGCTGAAGAGGTGGGTTTGCCTTGGGCGAAAGATGTTACTGTGAAGAATGTTTTGAAACATTCAGGAACTTTGTTTGCTTTAATGGAAGCCAAGTccatgaaaaagagaaaacaagggACTGGGAAAGAATTAGTTAGAACTGATGGATTTTGTGTGGAGGATTTAGTGATGGACTGCCTAAGCAAAGAATCTATGTAttgttatgatgatgatgctcgTCAAGATACTATGTCTCGGTATTTTGATGTAGAAGGTGAACGTCAGCTTAGTTTATGTAACTATGATGATAATATATCGGAGAATCAGTTGTCTACAAAGTATAATGAATTTGAGGATCGAGTTTGTGGTGGGACTCTTGCGAAAAGAAGTCAGGGAAGTAGTCAGAGTATGTGGCAAAGGAGATCTGTTTTTGGAATGGTGTCAACTGAAAATTGGTGGAAAGGGAAATCGGAATTGAGTAAAAGGCTTTTGCTCAAAGACTTGTTGGAGAAAGATGTAGGGCTTGAAGCTTTGCCTCCTTCTTACATAAAGGGTTGCGTTGCAGTTGAAAGACGAAGAGAAAAGATTAAGGCAGCTAAGTTGCGGATTAATGCAATACAACATCCTTCTGACAATGTTAGTGAAGGTGCGTTGTCTTTGGAGCTTGAACATAgcaagaagaaaaggaagaaaggaTCTGAAATTGATTGGGAGGATTTGGTTATACAGACTCTGGTCTTACACAATGTGAATGaggaagaaatagagaaaggCCATTACAAAACTTTGTTAGACTTGCATGTTTTCAACTCTGGAGAGGTTTGA